In Pseudonocardia sp. EC080619-01, the following proteins share a genomic window:
- a CDS encoding beta-ketoacyl synthase yields the protein MDRRVVITGMGVLAPGGVGVKAFWELLSEGRTATRGITFFDPSRFRSRVAAEIDFDPYVHRLGPQQVRRMDRAAQLAVVAAGHAVTSSGLEIDELDPARVGVTIGSAVGATMGLEQEYRVVSDDGRLTLVDHDYAPSHLYSHFVPSSFATEVAWRVGAEGQSGVVSTGCTSGLDAVGHACRLIRNGSADVMVAGATDAPISPITMACFDAIKATSSRNDDPATASRPFDGTRNGFVLGEGSAVFVLETLEAARRRNADVLAEIAGFATRSNAYHMTGLRKDGKEMSEAINAAFAQAKLAPRRVDYINAHGSGTKQNDRHETEAFKLSLGECAYEVPVSSIKSMVGHSLGAIGSIEIAASVLAIRENVVPPTANLHVPDPECDLDYVPRTAREQQTDSVLTVGSGFGGFQSAMVLVEPGLRDQA from the coding sequence GTCGTCATCACGGGCATGGGGGTATTGGCCCCCGGGGGCGTCGGGGTGAAAGCGTTCTGGGAGCTGCTCAGCGAAGGCCGGACCGCCACGCGCGGGATCACCTTCTTCGATCCGTCACGATTCCGATCCCGGGTTGCAGCAGAGATCGACTTTGACCCCTACGTGCACAGACTTGGCCCGCAGCAGGTCCGTCGTATGGATCGCGCAGCCCAACTGGCGGTCGTCGCGGCCGGACACGCCGTAACATCCAGTGGGCTGGAGATCGATGAGCTGGACCCCGCTCGGGTCGGTGTCACGATCGGCAGCGCGGTAGGAGCCACCATGGGCCTGGAGCAGGAATACCGCGTCGTCAGCGACGATGGCCGGTTGACACTAGTCGACCACGACTATGCTCCGTCGCACCTGTATTCGCACTTCGTGCCGAGCTCGTTTGCTACGGAAGTGGCTTGGAGGGTCGGGGCCGAGGGGCAGTCTGGCGTCGTGTCCACTGGCTGCACATCCGGTCTGGACGCGGTGGGACACGCCTGCCGGCTGATCCGTAACGGCTCTGCGGATGTGATGGTCGCCGGCGCGACCGACGCACCGATCTCGCCGATCACCATGGCCTGTTTCGACGCAATCAAGGCCACGTCATCCCGCAACGACGATCCCGCGACCGCGTCACGTCCGTTTGACGGGACCCGTAACGGGTTCGTACTGGGCGAGGGCTCCGCGGTGTTCGTGCTGGAAACGCTTGAGGCTGCTCGCCGGCGGAACGCTGACGTGCTCGCCGAGATCGCCGGGTTCGCGACTCGCAGCAACGCGTACCACATGACCGGTCTGCGGAAAGACGGGAAGGAGATGTCTGAGGCAATCAATGCGGCGTTCGCACAGGCCAAGCTGGCCCCGCGCCGGGTCGACTACATTAACGCACACGGGTCCGGCACCAAGCAGAACGACCGGCACGAGACGGAAGCATTCAAGCTCAGTCTCGGCGAGTGCGCCTATGAAGTTCCGGTCAGTTCGATCAAGTCGATGGTCGGCCATTCGTTGGGCGCAATTGGGTCCATCGAGATAGCTGCTTCCGTCCTGGCGATCCGGGAAAACGTCGTTCCGCCGACTGCGAATCTTCATGTCCCTGACCCCGAGTGCGATCTGGACTATGTCCCGAGGACAGCACGCGAGCAGCAGACCGACTCCGTACTCACGGTGGGAAGTGGGTTCGGTGGGTTCCAGAGCGCGATGGTGCTCGTGGAGCCGGGTCTACGTGATCAGGCATGA
- a CDS encoding ketosynthase chain-length factor, translating to MTTTTVVTGVGVTAPNGLGTEDYWRATLEGRSGIGPVTRFDASRYPTRLAGEVLGFDARDHLPGRLLPQTDRVTQLSLTAADWALADAGVVRGEVDQLRSGVITASTCGGFEFGQNELQALWSRGSEYVSAYQSFAWFYAVNTGQISIRNGMRGPSSVVVTDHAGGLDAVAQARQEINDGSVMIVTGGMDASICPWGWVGHLAGNRMSADDDRHRAYRPFAADASGHVAGEGGAMMIAEDADSARARGARVYGEVSGYGATIDPSPESGREPGLRRAILAAIQDAGVTPSEIDVVFADGAARADLDRVEADALVGVFGQCGVPVTVPKSLTGRLGAGSGSLDVVTALLAMRDGLIPPTVNVDPDPAYGLDLVIDRPRLMDLHVSLVLARGVGGFNSALVLRA from the coding sequence GTGACCACGACAACGGTAGTGACCGGCGTCGGGGTGACTGCCCCGAATGGTCTCGGCACCGAGGATTACTGGCGTGCGACACTGGAAGGGCGGAGCGGCATCGGACCGGTCACTCGGTTCGACGCCTCGCGCTACCCGACCCGTCTGGCTGGCGAGGTGCTCGGTTTTGACGCACGCGATCACCTTCCAGGACGGCTGCTGCCCCAAACCGACCGGGTGACACAACTCTCGTTGACCGCTGCGGACTGGGCACTGGCCGACGCCGGGGTCGTCAGGGGCGAGGTCGACCAGCTCCGCTCCGGCGTCATCACGGCGAGCACATGCGGCGGGTTCGAGTTTGGACAGAACGAGCTGCAGGCCCTGTGGAGCCGCGGTAGCGAGTATGTCAGCGCGTACCAGTCATTCGCCTGGTTCTACGCGGTAAACACCGGTCAGATCTCGATCCGCAACGGTATGCGCGGACCAAGCAGCGTGGTGGTAACCGACCACGCCGGGGGTCTGGACGCAGTGGCGCAAGCCCGCCAGGAGATCAACGACGGCTCGGTGATGATCGTGACCGGCGGGATGGACGCTTCGATCTGCCCCTGGGGTTGGGTAGGGCACCTGGCCGGAAACCGCATGAGCGCTGATGACGACCGACACCGGGCCTACCGGCCGTTCGCCGCGGACGCGAGTGGGCACGTCGCTGGTGAGGGTGGCGCGATGATGATCGCCGAAGATGCCGACAGCGCCCGAGCCCGCGGTGCGCGGGTCTACGGCGAGGTCTCTGGGTACGGCGCGACGATCGATCCGTCGCCGGAGAGCGGGCGTGAGCCGGGCCTGCGCAGAGCCATCTTGGCCGCGATCCAAGATGCTGGCGTCACGCCGTCCGAGATCGATGTTGTGTTTGCCGACGGCGCCGCGCGGGCGGACCTGGACCGCGTTGAGGCCGATGCCTTGGTTGGAGTGTTTGGGCAGTGTGGAGTCCCGGTCACGGTGCCGAAGTCCCTGACCGGACGCCTTGGTGCGGGGAGCGGCTCTCTGGACGTTGTCACGGCGCTGCTGGCAATGCGGGACGGTCTCATCCCTCCGACGGTGAACGTCGACCCGGACCCGGCATACGGCCTGGATCTAGTGATCGACCGGCCTCGGCTGATGGACCTACATGTATCGCTGGTGCTAGCCCGCGGCGTCGGCGGTTTCAACTCCGCCCTAGTGCTGCGCGCATAG
- a CDS encoding acyl carrier protein: MPETATVELDDLKRILREAAGEDLTQSLDGDILDVEFEELGYDSIALMETIARIEREYSLVLDDNIVSSALTPRALLITVNGG; encoded by the coding sequence ATGCCCGAAACGGCAACGGTGGAGCTGGACGACCTCAAACGCATTCTGCGCGAGGCGGCAGGTGAGGACCTTACCCAGAGCTTGGACGGCGACATCCTGGACGTGGAGTTCGAGGAGCTGGGTTACGACTCGATCGCCTTGATGGAGACGATCGCGCGGATCGAGCGTGAGTACAGCCTGGTGCTAGACGACAACATCGTCAGCTCCGCGCTCACGCCCCGTGCCC